From a region of the Arachis ipaensis cultivar K30076 chromosome B09, Araip1.1, whole genome shotgun sequence genome:
- the LOC107615744 gene encoding pre-mRNA-splicing ATP-dependent RNA helicase prp28-like, which translates to MITRLATLSGVERHPTDRTSVFISKQPFLPYGDYKGPQQKKRKTTEPPSSTAEPSAPPVPPGRDAGPPPPDTPEPETEPATVEVPAAEAGQTVEPTQQRAEERADQPIVEELVVERAEPAAIAEPRVETTTDPSRAIIVYQRHHHPPPPDGGDSQS; encoded by the exons ATGATCACCAGATTGGCTACCTTGTCTGGGGTGGAGAGACATCCGACAGACCGGACGTCTGTCTTCATCAGTAAACAGCCATTCCTGCCATACGGCGACTATAAGGGACCGCAACAGAAGAAGAGAAAGACCACTGAGCCACCATCATCAACAGCAGAGCCCTCAGCACCTCCTGTACCTCCT GGTAGAGACGCTGGCCCACCCCCTCCGGACACACCTGAGCCTGAGACTGAGCCTGCGACAGTAGAGGTGCCAGCAGCTGAAGCTGGACAGACAGTCGAGCCCACTCAGCAGAGAGCCGAGGAGAGGGCGGACCAGCCTATAGTTGAGGAGCTAGTGGTTGAGAGGGCAGAGCCAGCAGCTATAGCCGAGCCGAGAGTGGAGACCACCACAGATCCTTCCCGAGCTATCATTGTGTATCAGCGacaccaccacccaccaccgccaGACGGTGGAGATTCTCAGAGTTGA